The following are encoded in a window of Halosimplex halophilum genomic DNA:
- a CDS encoding sensor histidine kinase, with product MDGRNTPGSDGSEAGADGRTSAVRRVGGRLVPGPVRRSYALKFAVAMAVVILVITAVGVGSYVQIRGIIEDDAENTLQSTAALQADSVSEWMSGMQAQVRGFAGTDAYATGDPERIDEALSASAAQASADVAGIHYVDADGRIAASTVADLEGSEVDTSRPEWAGPIATARNGSGDEWRVGVSDRAYESNGRLLMAFAGRVRVGEGVLVVVGDVRSDFEQLHRSRSIVRTQLLDPEGRNVFASRRSGPSALAETAAFERAVAGEPATRERASDVVAFAPVRATPWVVATEAPKSQLYQASETVGRNVVVLVAASVTTLAVVGFVLGRGTVVPLIRLRRRAEAMEDGDLDVDLSTTREDEIGRLFVAFDGMREALRAQIRESEAARERAERSRAALERQNERLDQFASTVSHDLRNPLNVASGHLQLIERKLDDLDEEVDEALAPHVEKVDTAHARIEEIVGDVLTLARQGRDIEETQTVDLATVARDAWATVDSDGATLSVPGTRTLAADPDRLRQAFENLFRNAVEHGPPDDAGDGDLTVTVELTADGFAVADDGTGVPPDAVDEVFEYGHTTDADGTGFGLAIVETVVEAHGWSVAVDTDYDDGARFVVSGVFDGSGDDSEA from the coding sequence ATGGACGGACGGAACACGCCGGGATCGGACGGGAGCGAGGCCGGAGCGGACGGTCGGACGAGCGCGGTCCGGCGCGTCGGCGGGCGGCTGGTCCCGGGGCCGGTCCGGCGCAGCTACGCGCTGAAGTTCGCGGTCGCGATGGCGGTGGTCATCCTGGTGATCACGGCCGTCGGCGTCGGGAGTTACGTCCAGATCCGGGGGATCATCGAGGACGACGCGGAGAACACGCTCCAGTCGACGGCGGCGCTGCAGGCCGACTCCGTCAGCGAGTGGATGTCGGGGATGCAGGCGCAGGTCCGCGGGTTCGCCGGGACGGACGCCTACGCGACGGGCGACCCCGAGCGGATCGACGAGGCGCTGTCGGCGTCGGCCGCGCAGGCGAGCGCGGACGTGGCGGGGATCCACTACGTCGACGCCGACGGGCGGATCGCCGCCAGCACGGTCGCCGATCTGGAGGGGAGCGAGGTCGACACCAGTCGCCCCGAGTGGGCGGGGCCGATCGCGACGGCGCGCAACGGGTCGGGCGACGAGTGGCGCGTCGGCGTCTCCGACCGGGCCTACGAGTCCAACGGCCGGCTGCTGATGGCCTTCGCGGGGCGGGTCCGCGTCGGCGAGGGCGTGCTCGTCGTCGTCGGGGACGTGCGGAGCGACTTCGAGCAGCTCCACCGGTCGCGGTCGATCGTGCGGACGCAGCTGCTCGACCCCGAGGGGCGGAACGTCTTCGCTTCCCGGCGGAGCGGGCCGAGCGCGCTGGCGGAGACCGCCGCGTTCGAGCGGGCCGTCGCCGGCGAGCCGGCGACCCGCGAGCGGGCCTCGGACGTGGTGGCGTTCGCGCCGGTCCGGGCGACCCCGTGGGTCGTCGCCACGGAGGCGCCCAAGTCACAGCTCTACCAGGCCAGCGAGACCGTCGGACGGAACGTGGTCGTCCTCGTCGCGGCCTCGGTGACGACGCTGGCGGTCGTCGGGTTCGTCCTCGGCCGCGGGACGGTCGTCCCGCTGATCCGGCTGCGCCGGCGGGCGGAGGCCATGGAGGACGGCGACCTGGACGTGGACCTCTCGACGACCCGCGAGGACGAGATCGGGCGGCTGTTCGTCGCGTTCGACGGCATGCGCGAGGCGCTGCGGGCCCAGATCCGCGAGTCCGAGGCGGCCCGCGAGCGCGCCGAGCGCTCCCGGGCCGCGCTCGAACGCCAGAACGAGCGCCTCGACCAGTTCGCCAGCACCGTCAGCCACGACCTGCGCAACCCGCTGAACGTCGCGAGCGGCCACCTCCAGCTGATCGAGCGGAAGCTCGACGACCTCGACGAGGAGGTCGACGAGGCGCTCGCACCCCACGTCGAGAAGGTCGACACCGCCCACGCACGGATAGAAGAGATCGTCGGCGACGTGCTGACGCTGGCCCGACAGGGCCGGGACATCGAGGAGACCCAGACGGTCGACCTGGCGACCGTCGCCCGCGACGCGTGGGCGACCGTCGACAGCGACGGGGCGACGCTGTCGGTCCCGGGGACGCGCACCCTCGCGGCCGACCCCGACCGCCTCCGGCAGGCCTTCGAGAACCTCTTCCGCAACGCGGTCGAGCACGGTCCGCCCGACGACGCCGGCGACGGCGACCTGACGGTCACGGTCGAGCTCACGGCGGACGGGTTCGCCGTCGCCGACGACGGGACCGGCGTCCCGCCCGACGCCGTCGACGAGGTCTTCGAGTACGGCCACACGACCGACGCGGACGGCACCGGCTTCGGCCTCGCCATCGTCGAGACGGTCGTCGAGGCCCACGGCTGGTCGGTCGCGGTCGACACCGACTACGACGACGGCGCCCGGTTCGTCGTCTCCGGCGTGTTCGACGGTTCCGGCGACGACTCGGAGGCCTGA
- a CDS encoding TetR/AcrR family transcriptional regulator, protein MTDDAADGGDGPSTEAEIRWAAFDVLVERGFDEFTTQAVADEADVSQSLVHYYYETKEDLVFSMFTNGLDHLTDEVRERADSDDPRERLLELARYMLRTPDDEEFEEAVEFSRMLLEIEAQAPYDERLREAVEYDSEFLEGFVADTVREGIEAGQFRAVDPEPFAVTFVAAIRSGQNRRAIFADDERVEPVLDGVEALVDDYLGEGGA, encoded by the coding sequence ATGACCGACGACGCCGCGGACGGCGGCGACGGACCGTCGACGGAAGCGGAGATCCGCTGGGCGGCGTTCGACGTGCTGGTCGAGCGCGGCTTCGACGAGTTCACGACCCAGGCGGTGGCGGACGAGGCGGACGTGAGCCAGTCGCTCGTCCACTACTACTACGAGACCAAGGAGGACCTCGTCTTCTCGATGTTCACCAACGGGCTGGATCATCTCACCGACGAGGTCCGCGAGCGGGCCGACAGCGACGACCCCCGCGAGCGGCTGCTGGAGCTGGCCCGGTACATGCTCAGGACGCCGGACGACGAGGAGTTCGAGGAGGCCGTCGAGTTCTCCCGGATGCTCCTGGAGATCGAGGCCCAGGCGCCCTACGACGAGCGGCTGCGCGAGGCCGTCGAGTACGACTCCGAGTTCCTGGAGGGGTTCGTCGCCGACACCGTCCGCGAGGGGATCGAGGCCGGGCAGTTCCGCGCGGTCGACCCCGAGCCGTTCGCGGTCACCTTCGTCGCGGCCATCCGCTCGGGTCAAAATCGCCGCGCCATCTTCGCCGACGACGAGCGCGTCGAACCGGTCCTCGACGGCGTGGAGGCGCTGGTCGACGACTACCTCGGGGAGGGCGGCGCGTGA
- a CDS encoding MATE family efflux transporter, giving the protein MLGPLVALSAPIVFTQLLQVVYNLVDTFWVGRLGGDAVSALSFSWPPVFVLISLGGGLTLAGSVLVAQHKGAGNLRRVNEVAGQTLAFVTLFSLALGAAGYLLAPAFLRLIGAEPGTTVFAYSLEYMRVIFLGVWFMFGFFVFQSLLRGWGDTRTPMYLMAVSVAVNVVLDPVFIFGFVDNPLFGMVGARGLEADLLAATGFRGHGVEGAAMATVLSRALATVPGVALLFSGRLGLSLSLADLRLERATVRKIIEIGYPASIEQSSGALSYTAMTAIVAVIGSTAVAAFGITARLTSFVFLPAVGLGMGVETAVGQNLGARRADRARKAVVLAVGMLVAVYVVVSAAGVYWARDIVGVFISGDEAGRIVDIGQTYMVIVAPTFAFMGTFHVIKGCFNGAGNTRAAMIMSVTSVWGLQVVPAWVLVTNFDMGTTGAWWAIAIMHVGSACIVGAWFLRGTWTDNVVEEDESTATPAD; this is encoded by the coding sequence CTGCTGGGCCCGCTCGTGGCGCTGTCGGCGCCGATCGTCTTCACGCAGCTGCTGCAGGTCGTCTACAACCTCGTCGACACCTTCTGGGTCGGGCGGCTCGGCGGCGACGCCGTCAGCGCCCTCTCCTTCTCCTGGCCGCCCGTGTTCGTGCTCATCTCGCTGGGCGGCGGGCTCACGCTGGCCGGGAGCGTCCTCGTCGCCCAGCACAAGGGCGCCGGCAACCTCCGGCGGGTCAACGAGGTGGCGGGCCAGACGCTGGCGTTCGTCACGCTGTTCTCGCTCGCGCTGGGGGCCGCCGGCTACCTGCTGGCGCCCGCGTTCCTCCGCCTGATCGGCGCCGAGCCCGGGACCACGGTGTTCGCCTACTCGCTGGAGTACATGCGGGTGATCTTCCTCGGCGTCTGGTTCATGTTCGGCTTCTTCGTCTTCCAGTCGCTGCTGCGCGGGTGGGGCGACACCCGCACGCCGATGTACCTGATGGCCGTCAGCGTCGCCGTCAACGTCGTCCTCGACCCCGTGTTCATCTTCGGGTTCGTCGACAACCCCCTGTTCGGGATGGTCGGCGCCCGCGGGCTCGAAGCCGATCTGCTCGCCGCGACGGGCTTCCGCGGCCACGGCGTCGAGGGCGCGGCGATGGCGACGGTCCTCTCGCGGGCGCTCGCGACGGTGCCCGGCGTCGCGCTCCTCTTTTCCGGGCGGCTCGGCCTGTCCCTCTCGCTCGCGGACCTGCGGCTGGAGCGGGCGACGGTCCGGAAGATTATCGAGATCGGCTACCCCGCGAGCATCGAGCAGAGCTCGGGGGCCCTGTCCTACACCGCGATGACGGCCATCGTCGCCGTCATCGGCTCGACGGCCGTCGCCGCGTTCGGGATCACCGCCCGGCTGACCTCGTTCGTCTTCCTCCCCGCGGTCGGGCTGGGGATGGGCGTCGAGACGGCGGTCGGCCAGAACCTCGGCGCCAGGCGGGCCGACCGCGCCCGCAAGGCGGTCGTCCTGGCCGTCGGGATGCTCGTGGCCGTCTACGTCGTCGTCAGCGCCGCCGGGGTCTACTGGGCGCGGGACATCGTCGGCGTCTTCATCTCGGGCGACGAGGCCGGCCGGATCGTCGACATCGGCCAGACCTACATGGTGATCGTCGCGCCCACCTTCGCGTTCATGGGCACCTTCCACGTCATCAAGGGCTGTTTCAACGGCGCCGGTAACACCCGTGCGGCGATGATCATGTCGGTCACCTCCGTCTGGGGTCTGCAGGTCGTCCCCGCATGGGTCCTCGTGACGAACTTCGACATGGGCACGACCGGCGCCTGGTGGGCCATCGCCATCATGCACGTCGGGAGCGCGTGCATTGTCGGCGCGTGGTTCCTCCGGGGGACCTGGACCGACAACGTCGTCGAGGAGGACGAGTCGACGGCGACGCCCGCCGACTGA
- a CDS encoding ABC transporter ATP-binding protein yields the protein MSDEPEYEAPEHVGNPLVHLVRRYASPYAGRYVVAIVGTALAQIPQRVPALVVGVALDAILLSSASYSLPLVPDGVIPTTTEGQVAFTIGLLAAAFALDGALSWLAGRVAGTARLRTLHDIRADTFDALVGREMDFFDRRQTGDVMSVLNNDVSNLNGFGDNAVQGLRFVTQIAVAFAFMAMLHVRLAALLLVLPVGLALLGRWYTTRVEPVYEEVRESVGRINARLEDSIDGIATVKSFAREDRERDAVADASREYRDRNWSVIRLRLIFNYSSWSVSSYSFVALFAVGAYINLNGAPPVLGHSLTAGTLLTFLLYSKSFYGPIRQLMLDVLDSYENALASSKRIVAVLETDREANETGDELDVREGRIEYDDVSFSYASSDEQQLTDVSFTAEPGSLVGIVGPTGAGKSTITKLLFRFYEADEGTVSVDGQDVTDVSPRSLREHLGYVSQDPFLFYGTIRQNIGYGVDDPDDVEIEHAAKLAGAHGFVSDLDDGYDTQVGERGESLSGGQRQRVAIARALLREPEVLVLDEATSHVDNETERQIQESIDALAGERTTLAIAHRLSTVRNADTIVVVDDGRVVEQGTHEELVERDGLYADLWRVQVGETDAVSEAFLQRARAEDRPSERIESAVDREVSR from the coding sequence GTGAGCGACGAGCCAGAGTACGAGGCCCCCGAGCACGTCGGCAACCCGCTGGTCCACCTGGTCCGCCGGTACGCCAGTCCCTACGCCGGCCGCTACGTCGTCGCCATCGTCGGGACGGCGCTGGCGCAGATCCCCCAGCGCGTCCCGGCGCTGGTCGTCGGGGTCGCGCTCGACGCCATCCTCCTGTCGAGCGCCTCGTACTCGCTCCCGCTCGTTCCCGACGGCGTGATCCCGACGACCACGGAGGGGCAGGTCGCGTTCACCATCGGCCTGCTCGCGGCGGCGTTCGCACTCGACGGCGCGCTGAGCTGGCTCGCCGGCCGCGTCGCCGGCACCGCCCGCCTGCGCACCCTGCACGACATCCGCGCTGACACCTTCGACGCCCTGGTGGGCCGGGAGATGGACTTCTTCGACAGGCGCCAGACCGGCGACGTGATGAGCGTCCTCAACAACGACGTGAGCAACCTCAACGGCTTCGGCGACAACGCCGTCCAGGGGCTGCGCTTCGTCACCCAGATCGCCGTCGCCTTCGCGTTCATGGCGATGCTGCACGTCCGCCTCGCGGCGCTGTTGCTCGTGCTCCCGGTCGGGCTCGCGCTGCTCGGCCGCTGGTACACCACCCGCGTCGAGCCCGTCTACGAGGAGGTCCGCGAGAGCGTCGGGCGGATCAACGCCCGCCTCGAGGACAGCATCGACGGCATCGCGACGGTCAAGAGCTTCGCTCGCGAGGATCGCGAGCGCGACGCGGTCGCCGACGCCTCCCGCGAGTACCGCGACCGCAACTGGTCGGTCATCCGCCTGCGGCTCATCTTCAACTACAGCAGCTGGTCGGTGTCGTCGTACTCGTTCGTCGCTCTCTTCGCCGTCGGCGCCTACATCAACCTCAACGGCGCGCCCCCGGTGCTGGGCCACTCGCTGACCGCCGGGACGCTGCTGACCTTCCTGCTGTACAGCAAGTCCTTCTACGGGCCGATCCGCCAGCTGATGCTCGACGTGCTCGACAGCTACGAGAACGCGCTGGCCTCCAGCAAGCGGATCGTCGCTGTCCTCGAAACCGACCGCGAGGCCAACGAGACCGGCGACGAACTCGACGTGCGGGAGGGTCGCATCGAGTACGACGACGTGTCCTTCTCCTACGCGAGCAGCGACGAGCAGCAGCTGACCGACGTGAGCTTCACCGCCGAACCCGGTTCGCTGGTCGGCATCGTCGGCCCGACCGGCGCCGGCAAGTCGACGATCACGAAGCTCCTGTTCCGCTTCTACGAGGCCGACGAGGGGACCGTCAGCGTCGACGGGCAGGACGTGACCGACGTGTCCCCGCGCAGCCTGCGCGAGCACCTCGGCTACGTCAGCCAGGACCCGTTCCTGTTCTACGGGACGATCCGACAGAACATCGGCTACGGCGTCGACGACCCCGACGACGTGGAGATCGAACACGCGGCGAAACTCGCGGGCGCCCACGGGTTCGTCAGTGATCTGGACGACGGCTACGACACCCAGGTCGGCGAGCGCGGCGAGAGCCTCTCGGGCGGCCAGCGCCAGCGGGTCGCCATCGCCCGCGCCCTGCTGCGCGAACCGGAGGTCCTCGTCCTCGACGAGGCGACCAGCCACGTCGACAACGAGACAGAGCGGCAGATCCAGGAGAGCATCGACGCGCTGGCCGGCGAGCGGACGACGCTCGCTATCGCACACCGGCTCTCGACGGTGCGCAACGCCGACACCATCGTCGTCGTCGACGACGGCCGCGTCGTCGAGCAGGGCACCCACGAGGAACTCGTGGAGCGGGACGGCCTCTACGCGGACCTCTGGCGCGTGCAGGTGGGCGAGACCGACGCCGTCTCGGAGGCGTTCCTGCAACGGGCGCGGGCGGAGGACCGGCCCTCCGAGCGCATCGAATCGGCGGTCGACCGGGAGGTGTCGCGATGA
- a CDS encoding DUF7472 family protein — MEIDRKFAVELGISAASVVLFIGAAYVVSSSYADPGNATGNGTTAPVLQPDGGLVMVGVVGLFVLVMAVAGLVLYRADFDEE, encoded by the coding sequence ATGGAAATCGACCGGAAGTTCGCCGTCGAACTCGGGATCTCGGCGGCCTCGGTCGTCTTGTTCATCGGTGCGGCCTACGTCGTCAGTTCCAGCTACGCCGACCCCGGCAACGCGACGGGCAACGGCACGACTGCGCCGGTCCTCCAGCCTGACGGCGGGCTCGTGATGGTCGGCGTCGTCGGCCTGTTCGTCCTCGTCATGGCCGTCGCCGGCCTCGTCCTCTACCGCGCTGACTTCGACGAGGAGTAA
- a CDS encoding ABC transporter ATP-binding protein codes for MSDTEDGETDAEASPDATGVDEGDAGRERGRIAAAAEDERWPLLSLVRDGGRGNLRWIGAGAASSVAAQFISNLDMFIVGLAFDAMFNDRAYALPLVPSGWIPADPTGMLAFTVALLVGLKLVDMTFGIFAEYALFLFAQRTLHRIRVDAYDRVQRLDMGFFDTQQTGEVMSVLNNDVNSLERFLEVGPNLGVVAVAMFASSVVYMALLNWRLALISLAAAPLLLAANVWFGARHEARNDDVREETGILNALLETNISGIQTVKAFGGEDYETERVTDQSATHRTANWRAHMVGVGHQPALRLIAGAAFVATLFVGTEWAIGGRFWLFPGTITAGELVPFMYYTQQLVMPVRFLAWVTGLYKGATSSAKRILGVQRIEPPREEGRTELDDPEGRVEYDDVSFAYPGTDERVLRDIDLDVAPGETVGLVGETGAGKSTLLKLLQAYYDPGEGAVRVDGTDTRDITRESLRTAIGYVAQDPFLFTGTIRENIAYAVDDAADAEVEAAAREAGAHEFIADLDGGYDAEVGERGVMLSGGQRQRIAIARVLLADPPMLVFDEATSHVDNRTEVLIQRSLDAVTEDRTTFVVAHRLSTVRDADRIVVMDDGEIVEQGSHDELLDLDGKYADLWKVQVGAVGT; via the coding sequence ATGAGCGACACCGAGGACGGCGAGACCGACGCCGAAGCGTCCCCGGACGCGACGGGGGTCGACGAGGGAGACGCGGGCCGCGAGCGCGGCCGCATCGCGGCGGCCGCCGAGGACGAGCGCTGGCCGCTCCTGTCGCTAGTCCGGGACGGCGGCCGGGGGAACCTCCGGTGGATCGGCGCCGGCGCCGCCTCGTCGGTGGCCGCGCAGTTCATCTCGAACCTCGACATGTTCATCGTGGGCCTGGCCTTCGACGCGATGTTCAACGACCGCGCGTACGCTCTGCCGCTCGTGCCGTCGGGGTGGATCCCCGCCGACCCGACCGGGATGCTCGCCTTCACCGTCGCGCTGCTGGTCGGCCTGAAGCTCGTCGACATGACCTTCGGCATCTTCGCCGAGTACGCCCTGTTCCTGTTCGCCCAGCGGACGCTGCACCGCATCAGGGTGGACGCCTACGACCGCGTCCAGCGGCTGGACATGGGATTCTTCGACACCCAGCAGACCGGCGAGGTGATGAGCGTCCTCAACAACGACGTGAACTCACTGGAGCGGTTCCTCGAAGTCGGCCCCAACCTCGGCGTCGTCGCCGTCGCGATGTTCGCCAGCTCGGTCGTCTACATGGCCCTGCTCAACTGGCGGCTGGCGCTCATCTCGCTGGCGGCCGCGCCGCTGCTTTTGGCCGCCAACGTCTGGTTCGGCGCCCGCCACGAGGCGCGCAACGACGACGTGCGCGAGGAGACGGGGATCCTCAACGCCCTGCTGGAGACGAACATCAGCGGTATCCAGACGGTCAAGGCGTTCGGCGGCGAGGACTACGAGACCGAGCGGGTGACCGACCAGTCGGCCACCCACCGGACCGCCAACTGGCGGGCCCACATGGTCGGGGTCGGCCACCAGCCCGCGCTCCGGCTGATCGCCGGCGCCGCGTTCGTCGCCACGCTGTTCGTCGGCACCGAGTGGGCCATCGGGGGTCGCTTCTGGCTGTTCCCCGGCACCATCACCGCCGGCGAACTCGTCCCGTTCATGTACTACACCCAGCAGCTCGTCATGCCCGTCCGATTCCTCGCCTGGGTGACCGGCCTCTACAAGGGCGCGACCTCCTCCGCGAAGCGCATCCTCGGCGTCCAGCGCATCGAACCGCCCCGCGAAGAGGGACGGACGGAACTCGACGACCCCGAGGGCCGCGTCGAGTACGACGACGTGTCCTTCGCCTACCCCGGCACCGACGAGCGCGTCCTCCGCGACATCGACCTCGACGTGGCGCCGGGGGAGACGGTCGGGCTCGTCGGCGAGACCGGCGCCGGCAAGTCCACCCTGCTCAAGCTCCTGCAGGCGTACTACGACCCCGGCGAGGGCGCGGTCCGCGTCGACGGCACGGACACCCGCGATATCACGCGCGAGAGCCTCCGCACCGCGATCGGCTACGTCGCCCAGGACCCGTTCCTGTTCACCGGCACGATCCGCGAGAACATCGCCTACGCCGTCGACGACGCCGCCGACGCCGAGGTCGAGGCGGCCGCCCGCGAGGCCGGCGCCCACGAGTTCATCGCGGACCTCGACGGGGGGTACGACGCCGAGGTGGGCGAGCGAGGCGTCATGCTCTCGGGCGGCCAGCGCCAGCGCATCGCCATCGCCCGCGTCCTGCTGGCGGACCCGCCGATGCTCGTCTTCGACGAGGCGACCAGCCACGTCGACAACCGGACCGAGGTGCTCATCCAGCGCTCGCTCGACGCCGTGACCGAAGACCGCACCACCTTCGTCGTCGCCCACCGCCTCTCGACGGTCCGGGACGCCGACCGCATCGTCGTCATGGACGACGGCGAAATCGTCGAACAGGGCAGCCACGACGAACTGCTCGACCTGGACGGGAAGTACGCCGACCTCTGGAAGGTCCAGGTGGGCGCCGTCGGGACGTGA
- a CDS encoding TetR/AcrR family transcriptional regulator has protein sequence MPGDDSTRAAIMDATFRALAKHGYADLTVQAIADEFEKSKSLIHYHYDSKADLMVAFLSHLLDEFIDEVEGGEPGDPRERLLRMAEIVVLGLGDEEATRDFHTALLGMRAQAPFEPALQEQLVENDRLIRGVVADIVREGIEAGQFRDVDPERYAALFRSTIEGAQSHDVILGDAAPTDEAFAGVEEYLIDDLLVADGEAAVGEGADDGGEA, from the coding sequence ATGCCGGGGGACGACTCGACGCGCGCGGCGATCATGGACGCCACGTTCCGCGCGCTCGCGAAACACGGGTACGCGGACCTGACGGTGCAGGCCATCGCCGACGAGTTCGAGAAGAGCAAGTCGCTCATCCACTACCACTACGACTCGAAGGCGGATCTGATGGTCGCCTTCCTCTCGCACCTGCTCGACGAGTTCATCGACGAGGTCGAGGGCGGCGAGCCGGGCGACCCCCGCGAGCGGCTCCTGCGGATGGCCGAGATCGTCGTCCTGGGGCTGGGCGACGAGGAGGCGACCCGCGACTTCCACACCGCCCTGCTCGGGATGCGCGCCCAGGCGCCCTTCGAGCCGGCCCTGCAGGAGCAGCTGGTCGAGAACGACCGGCTCATCCGCGGCGTCGTCGCCGACATCGTCCGCGAGGGGATCGAGGCCGGCCAGTTCCGCGACGTGGACCCCGAGCGCTACGCCGCCCTCTTCCGCTCGACTATCGAGGGCGCCCAGTCCCACGACGTGATCCTCGGCGACGCGGCCCCGACCGACGAGGCGTTCGCGGGGGTCGAGGAGTACCTGATCGACGACCTGCTCGTCGCCGACGGGGAAGCGGCGGTCGGCGAGGGAGCCGACGACGGCGGGGAGGCGTGA
- the priL gene encoding DNA primase regulatory subunit PriL — protein sequence MEPTHARYPWRAESREAVGEAGVDLAAVVADDDAVVERGVERVAWALEDGTVGDAHDVDRTELLSYPVARVLVSLVDEHVLTRKYAQAEAATAFERFTADFADTTEFKAASNPRLTLPELLAEFDLSGSVRAVDGPVGDGSAVVSDGSSREFRVEVGTYLDLAADQRGDEWRLVNRALADGEVLVDGEELLALCRQAVRGRVAEGLPLSVPDPIADELTDEAEELRERLSELDLTRDIDTVVPELFPPCMKHLLDQVQKGEHLEHHSRFAIASFLTSIGMTTDEIVDIFQVNPGFGEEATRYQVDHIRGATSPTDYSPPACATMQSYGDCTGKDDICTDVIDESHPLNYYEHRLDEEDEDDLTDWREDREEGDAEDAEA from the coding sequence ATCGAGCCCACCCACGCCCGGTACCCCTGGCGGGCGGAGTCGCGCGAGGCAGTCGGCGAGGCCGGCGTCGACCTGGCGGCCGTCGTCGCCGACGACGACGCCGTCGTCGAACGGGGGGTCGAACGCGTGGCCTGGGCACTGGAGGACGGCACCGTCGGCGACGCTCACGACGTCGACCGGACCGAACTGCTCTCCTACCCGGTCGCGCGCGTCCTCGTCTCGCTGGTCGACGAGCACGTCCTCACGCGCAAGTACGCTCAGGCGGAGGCCGCCACCGCCTTCGAGCGGTTCACCGCCGACTTCGCCGACACCACCGAGTTCAAGGCCGCCAGCAACCCGCGGCTCACGCTCCCCGAGTTGCTCGCGGAGTTCGACCTGTCCGGCAGCGTCCGGGCGGTCGACGGCCCGGTCGGCGACGGGTCGGCCGTCGTCAGCGACGGGAGCTCCCGCGAGTTCCGGGTCGAGGTCGGGACCTACCTCGATCTGGCCGCCGACCAGCGGGGCGACGAGTGGCGGCTGGTCAACCGGGCGCTGGCCGACGGCGAGGTGCTCGTCGACGGCGAGGAACTGCTCGCGCTCTGCCGGCAGGCCGTCCGCGGCCGCGTCGCCGAGGGCCTCCCCCTCTCGGTGCCCGACCCCATCGCCGACGAACTGACCGACGAGGCCGAGGAGCTCCGCGAGCGCCTCTCGGAGCTGGACCTCACCCGCGACATCGACACCGTCGTCCCCGAGCTGTTCCCGCCCTGCATGAAACACCTCCTCGACCAGGTCCAGAAGGGCGAACACCTCGAACACCACTCCCGCTTTGCCATCGCTTCCTTTCTCACCAGCATCGGGATGACGACCGACGAGATCGTCGACATCTTCCAGGTCAACCCCGGCTTCGGCGAGGAGGCCACCCGCTACCAGGTCGACCACATCCGCGGGGCGACCAGCCCGACCGACTACTCGCCGCCCGCCTGCGCGACCATGCAGTCCTACGGCGACTGCACCGGCAAGGACGACATCTGTACGGACGTGATCGACGAGTCCCACCCGCTGAACTACTACGAACACCGGCTGGACGAGGAGGACGAGGACGACCTGACCGACTGGCGCGAGGACCGCGAGGAAGGAGACGCCGAGGACGCGGAGGCCTGA
- a CDS encoding SWIM zinc finger family protein: protein MSETRTPTQVRKTALAPDVRRLDERAARAWTERMAVRPLGGGRYAVDSESGATYVVDLPAGTCTCPDHQLRGERCKHLRRVGIEITTRRVPAPGKRAARCDACGIETFVPEDEGPPDLCAACRLEPGDVVRDREADDRLVVARVTPARADEVVIEGVGETVADYATNAGYPDDDLVVEAVYLGDLARRDDPRRYSFPLSRLERVDDAALVDRRLRERVTG from the coding sequence ATGTCCGAAACACGTACCCCTACCCAGGTCCGGAAGACCGCACTCGCACCGGACGTTCGCCGGCTCGACGAGCGGGCCGCGCGCGCCTGGACCGAGCGCATGGCCGTCCGCCCGCTGGGCGGCGGCCGCTACGCCGTCGACAGCGAGAGCGGCGCGACCTACGTCGTCGATCTGCCCGCGGGCACCTGTACCTGCCCCGACCACCAGCTCCGCGGCGAGCGCTGCAAACACCTCCGCCGCGTCGGCATCGAGATCACCACCCGTCGCGTGCCCGCACCCGGCAAGCGCGCGGCCCGGTGCGACGCGTGCGGTATCGAAACGTTCGTCCCCGAGGACGAGGGCCCGCCCGATCTCTGTGCGGCCTGCCGGCTCGAACCCGGCGATGTCGTGCGGGACCGGGAGGCCGACGACCGGCTCGTCGTCGCCCGCGTCACGCCGGCCCGGGCCGACGAGGTCGTCATCGAGGGCGTCGGCGAGACCGTCGCCGACTACGCCACCAACGCCGGCTATCCCGACGACGACCTCGTCGTCGAGGCGGTGTATCTCGGCGACCTCGCCCGCCGCGACGACCCGCGCCGCTACTCGTTCCCCCTGTCGCGGCTGGAGCGAGTGGACGACGCCGCGCTCGTCGACCGGCGGCTGCGCGAGCGAGTCACCGGCTGA